From the Plasmodium brasilianum strain Bolivian I chromosome 7, whole genome shotgun sequence genome, the window aaatatgtattttttaatactatttTGCTCCATTTGGAGAATGATATTGActtaaattgaaaaaaatataaaaatttgtaaataacTAGATCAATACAATATTCAGTTAAATAGTCATTATTCTAAAAATTaccatatatacataaattacaAGACATACTAAATACCGCATCGTACTCTAAATAATTCTAATCTATAACTCTTCAATTATAATAGtcattgaaaatataaaataaataattatacatgttaattgaaatgtattttaaaaaaatacaaaaaaaacaaaaattatagaataaatatttataataataacattgcAAAATATTAAGATACAGCTGAGTATTATTCTAAGAGAATTATTTAAAGTTcttatgtaaatattcatGTTAACTTCAATTGaggtaaaataaacaatctaaaattaaataataattcttttgtggaaattttgtttttccgttaagaaaaaatattatagatttaaaatatattaatattaattaataatattaatgttattaCTCAACCTTAAAGTAGTTAGgatatatgatattttttatggCAAATTCAtccatataatttatgtagGGGCAATAGGATAAATGAACATGTATAACACTATCACTAAGAAcagtgaaaaatattttttgtatagtctaattatatataataataaaaatacattatatattaatgtagaattaatacatatataataattttgatatTGTCATTACTAAATAGACAGATATTTGATAATATATGGAATCacattttgaaatataagtGCTAGAGTCAGAGAATTTGATactaaacatattatatatagaatgAAAACATCTAATCTAATACAATTAAGcgatattaaataaatataacaataatatcaactattttacattactataatatctataaatataattaatttcgTTTTCATTCTaatcaaatataaaacaaatttttttttgaagtatTATGCGATTCTATATTTATCTGTATaactaaaacaaaaataaaaatatatttatcatcataatatattttattattttaatttgaatatattttactaagAACTTATTctctattataatatatagataattaTTAAGTCAagtatgaaataatataagctaccatttaaatatgtaagtaccatattttaataatgtatGCAACAGCTCTTACTTTAggcatttatacatattaaataaaaaaaaagaaaaaaataatctgTTATTTAAAGagatatattttcttaaatataagtacatttaattatacttttttttgttctatgttactttttattgttctaatatttctatttatattatgttaaaaatatacatattgaacatatcaattttaatattatatattatattttttataaataaacaaataaataaatatataatatatttattatgctGAAAAAAAGATTCAGTACAACGTATGAATtgttataaattttgaatCACGTTTAAATAAAGGTAATGTTTATATTGATGCATCAAGCtataatattcataacatattaaaaaaaaaataataaaaagtacgttaaaaaaaataaaattttacccatatacataatgttgtaaataaataaaatatttaatataaatacaatataatacttgttccttttttatttttttttattcgcattttaattttaacaaatataatttatcacaagaatattttgttaacatagttttgaaaaatatttctctttatttcaTGGTCTAGTTTTTCTGAGGATCTTCGtattgaattaaaaaatataaaattattaacaaaaacaaaataaatttattaaatgaaaaaaaaaatttcttaaaataaaaattttattaaaaaaattgaaagaatatattttttttatttataactatatttaaacttttattattatttccccCCTTAGAATtaaatagaattaaaatgttaatttattatacaaaaaatttaacattGTTGTTttcaaatgatatatatcaaatatttcatataataaggatatttataaatgacaaaaaatggaaaaaattattttatttaatgaatttaaatgaaaatacatttatccatgcattaataattcataaatatgttcTTATGAAGcactattttaaaattattttgtccATATTAATAccctcatatatatataacatacaaAAGAGGCAATCGCAtggatatattaaaataaagaacatatacaaaattactttataactataattttttaacgaAAGTGAATTTTAATACTAACAAATagaatttacatttttttaattccatttatatgcattataCAAAAAGGAAGAATACGACAAAAGCATCCATAAATATAGTAACAAGCAACATAGAAATATTCACATAATCAGAAAAATTGAAAGGTAATACTTTTCTTTTGGATTATTATGGAATTACACTTTTATACTCACTAGGGAACTTATTATCTGTATATTCAAGTAcatgttaaattttttgaaatgtaGGTTCTCGTTTTTCAATATGCAAAAGTTTTAGGCGGCACAATAATTTGTGAATTAGGaatttcataatattcacttattataactattccatataaatatgtatttccTAGGACTATACGAACAGTCctagttttatttattaatttagtCTTAAAATTCCTCTGATTATGTTTAACATCACACTCAAAATAtttgaacaaaaaattggcattatagaaattatttcatattagTGAAACATTGTcatgttcatataaaaaggataaatgcAAGAATTTTCGTAAATAGAAGAtacttattcttatttttcatattcatttatagTAATCATAAATTTAATAGAGAATAAATATCTCAGCATATTGTTCGTAgtactaataaatataaatatgttatttagtttgttaaataattttaatagtagtttttaacttttccttaataatttattattctatatatattttatacattgtAAACTACGTAATGAGGtacataacaaaaaaaattataaaaggaataatGTTACATTTcctgtattatttatttttgtaatgcaaagtataaataatttcaaaataattaatctataaaaaacttttatttgGTTAACATTCAAAttcagaatatttttaattatttattttttataaacaaataatttcattaacaaaatattgcTTTAATTTAAacgttaaatatataagatttaaaaaatatatatttttttacagattaaaatattatttttaaaattcaaaatgtatagaacttattttttttgtatttaagtacacaaataaatatagatttCTCTTGCTTATAACTATGAagtttatacttttatttttaaaaaaaaaattaatcgCAAAATTAATCAGTAATATAAGATAAAAGAATAAGATAATACATAAAGTGTATCAATATTAAAACACTAATAATAAGCTCTAAACTCTAAGCTCtatttataaagaatattaccctattatacatttatatcttCTCATTTATatgatacaaaaaaaataaaatatatataaaaaaattttaaaaaataaatatttgtcacaatatatttatactaaagattatttttcctaataaatatttttatttcctccgttattaaaatatatatatatatatatatataacaagaTATTTTCAAGTCGTATTGGCTTTTACAAAATAGgacacatttatttttaattttaaatcaataataaatttttttatttactcaaaatataataatttaaggTTCCAAGAGAGacttaaaacaaattaatactatattttgcaaaatataatatgtaattcAGCAAATgttatcattaaaattagatatattaagcttttatatattaattttaaggcatatatgtatctttcaaacaaatattaatatatatagaactAAATATATGATCCATAATATTtactaatatatgtaaataactTCAAATTCAAAGTGAAAAACATGAAAACATTAATATTaaccaaaaaattaaaagtgcatatttttattgggACGAATCAAAAAGGGCGTTCATATGAAGGACTTATagtttatgtaaataatgttatttttattaaataaagaactaagaaaaaaaataggtaTTAGCTCATATTGACTATTTCCTTAAAAATGGAAACATATCTAATACCATTTAAGTTAACTTTTcctaaatttaattttttcatattttttaaccttCTTATGGTAATAAAACAACatcaatataaaaataactcCTATTATAAATggaactaaaaaatatagtataatattaaaaaatgatttattaaaaatagtatacGGTTCTTTACCTTTTGCTACTACATTTACACCTGTCCACGTTAAATTGTTATTCATTATCCAACTACGCAAGTCTTTTCCCCAATCTTTACCAAGAGTGCACAATAAAATCTTAAACAAACCTCTAACAAGTCcacaattaaaaatataatctaATAAGAGTgacaataacaaaaaatagacaaaaaataaaggtaaaGCTAGTCGTAATCggaattttttaagtattacttttttgtaaGTTTTATCACTAATAGTCCTGTTTCTTTTGAGGAAATCAATGTAATCaagttctttgaatatttttttttcaaggtgggaatatttttttgtttcaaatatataagatttttttttattatcatatttgtAGTATACCTTATTCTTTGATGAACTACCATTTGACTGTTTGTTTGTTTCTTTATACCtcttattattgttatatatatattttttgtcgTTCACTCCATAATTTGATAGCTCTCCTTTTAAACctaaattatttgaatacTTATCCTTCTTACAATATGCTAGTAATCGATAATTTCTTGTTACTAATATTCTACTAGGGATGCAGttcttatttaaatatttcttaagcgtaagctaaaaaaaatgtttttatatatgttttttaaagaataaataatttcaagcaaaaaaaatttattaatacaaatataaattgacAAATGCGactagtatatatttaaataaataataatattatattacatcATAATAGAAATGATATATCCAAGTTAAAAGTGTAAACGTACTagtattcattaaaaatagtatCTTCATCGTTTGTTACCATATAGAgatcataaatattatattatattcagtAACGAAAAAATTGAcaacaatataatattctttaataataaagaaatattaaatattcttttaattttttcttttattattttttgtgaatTCATGATAAAACATATACAATTAAAATGTCTATAAcaatggaagaaaaaaaaaaaaaactttaaaaatctattataatttttttattaaaatgttatataaaaaaaattaaattttaataaaaataatataatttggaTTCAatcataaatattcaaaatacataatttaatatagtactgttattaaataatttgtttgtttaaactatttcaaaataaaaaaaaatatacgctttatcaacatttttatgtattgaGTTTATATAGATTATAGAAGATAGAggatatgtataaataattattccaTATATTAAGAGAacaataatttgttttaatgattttttcttattgaTAACTTTATTTctatgaatattatattctagAAAAATTGATTATTTCTAATAAGATACTCTTATAGCATTATAatagtagaaaaaaaaataatgaaaacaatgttttttattacgATAATTATAACACAAGCTCTAATTATACCTTAAAcctttataatattttaaagtgtataaaatgtttaataaaattaatttatattatattatttaatctaTAAAGGCTTACGTATcctaaatgtaaataaagatgattctttatttttgtgccataatttttgaaagtaaaatttttaattaattttaagttaaacactttttaaaaaaaacatatttatattcatgtgctcaattttttattttgtttttaattaattacatatattttaatgaaacagtaatatcataaaaaaaaatattttcattgtggaattattccatatatccatgtatatatttataatttacatggattaaatattttaataaattataataatacattgtattaacaaaaacataaataaataataaaaataattgatttttttattaaaattcttattacaaatatttctaatttctccatgtacaattatatacatgCTAGTTTCATTTTCCCTTAATCTGGGATATACCTTTACATAGAAAATTACGCAtacaataattaatataaaaaaaataattttttaagtttaatACTGTAAGATTAAAAtaatcattaatattatattatcatttttatttgaatctgcaaaaaaacaaacataataaatgacttttattagaaaaaatagtGCATGAAAAATCGTATATATTAcagttatttatttaatagaaaaaaaaaactatttcGAAATACATCTAAATATATGATTTGtctaaagaaaaaaagtttattatatagatattttatactactatatataaagaatgtaattatgaattttatttatcttatattatttgtatatataatataaaaaaaatgcgtttcataaaaatctatacataaatgtatttaaccataataataaattaaaataatgatatttaaaaaaatatttctatttactAATTATAGGATATTTCATAATatctaagaaaaaatttatcagTAAGTTATAGTAAGTGATTTGACcagaaaattttaagttattacattaaatatgaaaatttttatattctaaaaagattatctatattaacactctatttatatatcaaatatatattctattataAAGTTCATATAATTGaaatacaattatttatagctactaaatatattaataaatttacaatacactattttattatatattgttcatataaataattaatatatatgtttatgagTACAAAAAGAAACAAGCTACgatcttatattttttgtataactATTAGATAACATGAtaataaattgtatataatttatgtttgtatatattcacaAATAAGTAggtacaaatatttttctttaaataatataacaggaaaataataataatttctaaatacatttatttattaatttttacaatgaatattttataaaatttataatttttttatacaaatatatatatatatatatacaacatataacatatatttatataactaaaattaaattaaaataaaatatatatgaataaattattttatattaaaaatataattattaataaacacTTTATAAAccctattatttttattatgcttCGTTTATAACAAAGTGACtagcaataataaaattatcagttatagaaaaaaattaatctaagcttatatataaaatcacATAATACATTTTCCAATAACGAAAAACTAAATAAactaagaaaaataaagaaaactatttaattaaaaacaattttttaattaaaaaaataattaaagaagaattagactacttatttttaaaatgaattaatttttatatgaagcGACTATCTCATTTAAAAGGATTCTTATTATTCATTGAAATTTCTATTATCTTGTTCTATCATAACTAGATTAGTTTAATTATCACTTAGTAAATATTTTAGGgatttcattaaattatagagacattaaaaaaacagtttcattttgtttttctaatGTATATGATTTTTTCTATGTTATGAACCTATACAATAAAagaatttgttattttatatattcttattaatcttataacatttttctaTGTACctgtaaattttatataatattcattcctgacgttttataaatttgtttttatattattgtattatttttttatttcctacatgattataataatatatagaaataatttttttcaagcatatatttttttttaaaaataacaaaataaaataaataagtcctataaattttttattacctaattcttttaatttttaataatattttagtatAAACTTACACTTCACTACATAATCTAATTATGCTATTACTAATAGATATACTAATTTATTCGctcaaaattatatattttaattcatgCATTAGTTTTACAaacttatgcatatatgtatgtatttctttttaatgctttaatttccatatatatatgaatcttatattcatatatttcaaattgATCACATACTAACATAAGATCTTCAAAACAtgcaatatttatatatgttcaagtgaaaatatataatatataagttaCATAATGGTAATGTAAGGagaatttaattttcatctttcattttatatcatgttacataaaattattaatttttttgaaaatatcatttattaaaatattatttataaattatattatactgtAGTTTACATTTCTTGCGTATATttattgatttattttttatattcattgaAGTATTCATCAGTAATATGCATACTATGATTGtcattgttaatatattacatgtacAACATGACTTTCcctagtatatataaaattattctacTGTTATATGTAACTttgcatacataaatataaggactctttaaataattttaaaaaggataatttacatatttaagtaaatttgttaataacatataatatccTTTCTATAAATGTTAAGGTATATATTAGATATATTCTAAAATTCACCTATATTAATTCATCATCTAGTAATTTCGTGGATATATCTTACTCACAAGATATTTGCGTAAAACATATTTTCCAAGTTACATTCTAAAATGCGAACTTTGATTTGCTATTCCATTTCTCAAAAATAAgttaatataaatgcatcaatttattataaaatttcttttagtCTTTTTACTAACgttgtaaataatatattttgattttctattactattatttcatcgtttatttaatatataacttttttttttttttttcttttcctttttcatatattacatacttttttaaatataatcataccttaaattgaaaaaatctttaaattaatatatattttctatggCTCATTATGGTGTCCTTcattcaataaaatatatgtacattatatatattaattattttcatttacctcttaaaataaaaaaaaaaaaaattttaacttttttcgCTGGATATTAACGCATGCATAAAGATTGCAGTTATAAATTTTACcacattaattaaataattattaatatatataaaaatatgttaatgaatctgataaattatatattcaaatgttATATCTCTGGTACggagaaatatataaaaaataatatgactTCATATAGAGACATTTATATACACAATTTACATCTGAGAAGTGTTGAATATTATTAGATAATAATTTCTAAACAAagtttaaaatgtttttcatGTTCTAATTTGAAAACACTTGTTCATTTATACATTCTTATGTTGGTAAAACACCTGATATTCTAGTgattatgtaatattaaattattaccaACTATATATTTCCATCAGAAACTTATAATATTGTtctaaaacattttttataaaaatatatatattaaatgatattaaaaaaatacatatatttattttaagatatgtattttatcttataaattttattatatatataaatataaaatatgaaggaAAACATACAGAAAGTAAAATGTTACAATAAAATTTGCACAGTTATATGCGTTATAAcccattaaaaataaaaatatataagaatcttaaacatatatgttaCTTCTTGTTAAAActcttttataaataatgtaacagtttttattataaacagtaatttttatttgttattatatgcaacataaatatatatatttatctgtatataataataatttaattatttcttataaacataaatattatacaaaattaagtattttaataaatacttataaatttaatattaactaaaaaataaaagttatatatgtacttataagGTTTCATTCAATTGTAAATTTCGATaaaacttatataatataattgaaattacatttttagtAAGCATTgtattacatgtatatagGTCTTATTTAGACgcattaaattattattttcaaaattagtATTCATCTataattaattcattattaaaaaaaatataaaattttttacatatttatatttcatactTAAACTGTTCATAAATTTAAGCACATAGTAAATAAGGTTTTGTATTAAATACGCattataatacttttatcataatatcatataaaatcaaaaataacTAATTGTTCTTTtgacaaaattaaaaaaaaaaaataaatgcattctacttgttttataaaatacagaaaagacatttaatattaatttgaacaaaataatatatgttttttaattagtttaccaaataaacttttttgactaaatgaataaaaaagtaatgaaaacaaattattttcacCACTTAAGAGTAACTTAAAATTTcctattaatttaaataatatataataaatacacatttttatatgaattctATGGAACATGCATATACTTCGTATACAAATACACCTGCGTACACATGTAACTATTTTGCCAATATACTAAGATCAAAGGATTCCTTAacatacaaattaaaaaataaaaactatcAAACTATCTAGGAAttacaaatacatatttttatacttcattctaaaatatttatgtgtatgtaactggtattgtaaaaattaactatatgtacatttcttatgaatgtattataattaaggatactgaatatatttttattccatattaaatgtttttatgGTCCACTgaattaacaatattattacaatttttactattatttttctttattcttttatatttttcacattttatggaagtataaataataactaatattattaaggCAGTAACAAATATTGAAATTgctgaaaaaacaaataatactTCATTTGGTATAACATTAGTAATTCCTATTTCACCGTTAACTTcatctatttttaattttacaaataaaaagtataatattaaaaccATTAAACTTGTCTGTAAAACTGAAAAATGTGCAGTAACTCctaaaaaaaatctttttatttatcattctTCTTGcagttttttcattaatttccATGTTATTCATAAATCTATCAACAAAATCTAATTGATggaatatctttttttcaaaaaacgTATCCATTCTATTAagtaatgtttttttattttatacgtaatatatatttttcctcttattttaataaaatttcttttattatttttcttcgtGATTTAGGGAATTTgccatttttaattatatccttcttttcatttattaatttattgtcACCCCTGTCATACAATAAATCTCCAGCTAACTTTATATTCAGCGAACTCTATGATAAAAATCTATTTGTTgataaatatgaacaatcATCTAGTTTATAATTCTTATCTGTAAATTTACCATAGTcatactaaaaaaaagaatattaacatttataatttataagtatatatatttctatactAAAAATATTCACTTTCTAAAAACAAAAGTTCAAacccaaaaaaataaaaaattagaaatattataataatactatattaCCGTTATAATTGTAGGCCATAATAAAAAGtgttaatgtaaatattttaataaaatagaagaGCTTAAAAACTTATTTCATTGTAAGTTTCtttaatgatattatatatcgactaataaaaatgtaaattatattttaattccttcaaatagtaaaataaacatcttatattatttttgatttttttatattattttaaaaggaatACATTGAacttatatagatatagctTATATTAAATTTCGCAAATTAAGATTAACATTAAAATTGATACAGAATAATTTAAGAAATGGTTtattgtattaaaaaaaaaaaaaaaaaaataatataaaaaagaggagTATTATATAAGctacaaacaaataaatgattatttattcagagcacatttttttttttttttatttaaaagaacatatataatgtagAAAATGTAcagtcatatatatttagaagcTAACAATGAACTTTTACATTGTTTCTAAATAACTCTAATTTTATAAGTTTTTTTGTAGACTTTCCtccatttaaataatactaattaTTGTAGCAGTATGAATAgtagcaaaaatatataaagttaagaaaaatatttttaattatttaaaatacagATTAGTACATAtccaaaaagaaaaacatgcttttttataaactattatatattaaataaataaaatttatttttacaaggAATTCCGTAATGaacgtatatttttaagggtactataataattaatgttatatttttacttagtgtttttataatattataatttgtatataaatctgaatataatttattttcatttaatggcatatatatataaatataaattccatatattatttaatccttttaaaaatatagataaacatatatttggaaaaatattaatatattaaagaaaaattaggaaaaataaaacttagAATAAAACCATGTATACAATTTAgtaaattcaaaaatatttataggcataatatattacagtATAAAagagtaaatataaatttaaaatataaaaaggtataataaaaataatttactaatgaaaaattttgaaaaaattcaaaatatactatttcttttatatacatactgttacaaaaacatttttaacaGAATCTATAAACAactaatgtttttatattacataataacttccaataacaataaaattatattgtatccatatattataactttttCTTATAAGACAATGcctaataattataaatttattatatataaaaaaattttattaaaattgtaaaaacaaaaaaaataatacatttaaaataattttattaaattaataagggaaattgaaataattagtataattatatttttattctatcaCATTATTTGTAATCATATCATAACATCCATAATAATACCTATATAATACCCTTTataatcttt encodes:
- a CDS encoding fam-l protein, producing the protein MLTLKKYLNKNCIPSRILVTRNYRLLAYCKKDKYSNNLGLKGELSNYGVNDKKYIYNNNKRYKETNKQSNGSSSKNKVYYKYDNKKKSYIFETKKYSHLEKKIFKELDYIDFLKRNRTISDKTYKKVILKKFRLRLALPLFFVYFLLLSLLLDYIFNCGLVRGLFKILLCTLGKDWGKDLRSWIMNNNLTWTGVNVVAKGKEPYTIFNKSFFNIILYFLVPFIIGVIFILMLFYYHKKVKKYEKIKFRKS